The nucleotide sequence TCACGCCGCGCATTTCCTCGCCGGTGAGGTCGCGGCGTTCGGAGATTTTGTGGAGGGCTTGCTTGATATCCATCAGGCGGCCTTCTTTCCGGTGAAGTCGCGGGCAATGTTGAGGAAGTTCTGCAAGAGGGCATGGCCGTTTTCGCTGGCAATGCTCTCAGGGTGGAACTGAACGCCGTGGACCGGCAGGGTCTTGTGCTGCATGCCCATGATGAGGCCGTCCTCGGTGGTGGCTGTCACTTCGAGCGTGTCGGGCAGGGTTTCCTGCTTGACGATGAGGCTGTGGTAGCGCGTGGCCTCAAAGCCGGCGTTGAGGCCGCGGAAGAGGCCCTTGCCGGTGTGGTTGATCTTGCTGGTCTTGCCGTGGACGAGGTGAGGCGCGCGGATGACGTCGCCCCCCATGGCCTGGCCGATGGCCTGATGGCCGAGACATACGCCGAGAATCGGGATTTCGCTCTTGAAGCGGTCGATGACGGCGAGGCAGATACCGGCCTCGTTGGGCGTGCAGGGGCCGGGCGACAGGACAATCGCCTCGGGTGCCATGGCGGCGATTTCCTCGAGCGTGATCTTGTCGTTGCGGCGCACGGTCATTTCCGCGCCGAGTTCGCCCAGGAAGTGGACGAGGTTATAGGTAAAGCTGTCGTAATTATCGATGACGAGGGTTTTGGTCATGTTCGGGCCTGCCTCTGGATGAGCTGTTCTGGTGAAAGGTTCAGAACCAGCTCCGCCATCGGGTCATCGCCTGCGCAGTCACGCACAGGTCGCATTCGAAAATCTTGGTCATTGCCCCACTCCTGCCTCGCCGGCGTAGCGTATCGCTTCTTCGGCGGCGCTGAAAAGGGCGCGGGCCTTGTTC is from Devosia sp. SD17-2 and encodes:
- a CDS encoding aminodeoxychorismate/anthranilate synthase component II — protein: MTKTLVIDNYDSFTYNLVHFLGELGAEMTVRRNDKITLEEIAAMAPEAIVLSPGPCTPNEAGICLAVIDRFKSEIPILGVCLGHQAIGQAMGGDVIRAPHLVHGKTSKINHTGKGLFRGLNAGFEATRYHSLIVKQETLPDTLEVTATTEDGLIMGMQHKTLPVHGVQFHPESIASENGHALLQNFLNIARDFTGKKAA